The following DNA comes from Mesorhizobium sp. B2-1-8.
GCCTTCGACAAGGACGGTTCCGGTAGGACTGATTTCGGCTTCGGGCATGGTATTTTCTCTAAGGCGCCGCATGAGGACGGAAGTCCTGCGGTCTACGAAGCGTTTCGTCAACCGCTCATGCAGCGCATCCGACAATCTGTCTTCGATTTCGCGCGTCTTTTCCTGCCAGTGTGCCTGATCGGCCAGCCAGCCGGGCCGGTTCGACACGAATGTCCAGGTGCGGATCTGGGCGATGCGGTGCGACAGCGTATCGATGTCGCCCTCGGTGGTGTCGGCGCGGCGCACCTGCTCGGCCATGTAATTCTCGTCGACATGGCCATGCCGGGCGAGGTCCATGTAGATCGAGGCGATGAGATCGGCATGCTGGGCGGGCGCAATCTTGCGGTAGTCCGGCAGCGCGCAGGCTTCCCACAGCAGCGCCACGCGCTTGGCATTGGTCGCGAGCGCGCGGATGCCTTCGTCGCGGGAGAGATGTTCGAGTGCCTGTGCATCGACGGCCGGCAGCGCGCGTGTCAGGCCTTCGACCGGGGCGTTGGTTTCGATCGATCGCTTCAGCGCATCGAGGCTGGCGAAATCGAATTGCGCGGTGCGCCATTGCAGCACCTTCACCGGGTCGAACTCATGGCCCTCGATCTTCTGGACCAGATCCTCGTCGAGCGGATCGACCTGACCGGTGACGCCAAACGTGCCGTCGCGCAGGTGCCGGCCGGCGCGGCCGGCGATCTGGCCGAGTTCGGCCGCCGTCAGATTGCGGTACTGGTAGCCGTCGAACTTGCGGTTCTGGGCAAAGGCGACATGGTCGAGATCGAGGTTGAGACCCATGCCGATCGCGTCGGTGGCTATGAGATAGTCGACATCGCCCGACTGGAACAGCGCCACCTGAGCATTGCGGGTGCGGGGCGACAGCGCCCCGAGAACCACCGCCGCACCACCCTGCTGGCGCCGGATCAGCTCGGCGATTGCGTAGACCTCGTCGGCGGAGAAGGCGACGATCGCGGTGCGCCGCGGCAGGCGCGTCAGTTTCTTGGAGCCGGCATAGGCCAGATGCGACAGCCGCGGCCGCGTCACCACCGAGACGCCCTTCAGCAGCCGCTGGAGAATGCCGTGCATGGTGGCCGCGCCGAGCAGCAGCGTTTCCTGGCGGCCGCGCAGATGCAGGATGCGGTCGGTGAAGATATGGCCGCGTTCGAGGTCGCCGGCCAGTTGCACCTCGTCGATGGCGACGAAGGCAGCGTCGGACTCGCGCGGCATGGCTTCGACGGTGCAGACCGAATATTTGGCGCCTGGCGGCTGGATCTTCTCCTCGCCGGTGATGAGCGCCACCTTGTGGGCGCCGACCTTCTCGCAGACGCGCGTGTAGACCTCGCGGGCCAGCAGCCTGAGCGGCAGGCCGATGACGCCGGTTTCGTGCGCCACCATGCGCTCTATGGCGAGATGGGTCTTGCCCGTGTTGGTCGGGCCAAGCACGGCGGTCACGTCGCGGCCCGACAGGATCAGCGGCTCGGTGTGTTTCTGCTGAATGTTCATCGGCTCGGAAATAAGGCTTTCTGGCCTCTCGTGGTCGGGAGCGTGCCTGGACGGCGCGTATGACAGCCGACACATAGGGATTTCGGGCGCGAAGCGAAAGCGGAATGTTCCGGCAGGGTGCCGAAGACGTGCGCGTCGACCCGCAAATGAGCCGCTGCTTAACAGTTGGAACGAGTCTGGAACGAATCAGCGACGAATCGCTGACTCCGAGAGATTCAGCTTTTGTTCACGGCTAGATATGGATTTTGTGACGACGAGTCTCACCACATGCTGAATCGTCGAAACTGGCCCGTTTTATGCTAGGTAGGCCTTGCCGTTAACTTTTGCCGGTAAACGATGCGGGAAGTACGGTACGCCCCGCTCAACATTATGAAATTGTTAATCTTTCTGAACTCGGCGTTAAGGAATTGCAGGCAATCGAGGCCATTAATGTTAACATTGCGCTCAAAGCCGGAACGAATCGGCGACAAATCAGCGCCAGCGGTATTTTCTCCTTTTGTTCCCCCAATATCTTGTGTTGTGAACAGCTTATCCACCGAGAATCCACAGGCTTAACCACAGGGTTTCGCACAGACGCGGCTGCCGTCATTAACCTTTGCGTGCCGGATTGGAGCATCGCGCCACAGCGAAGCCTTCCAAGGATCAAGCGTCGTTTGAAAGCGGACCGGTTTTCCGGTCCGCTTGTTGCGAGCACGCGTCGATCCCCCAGCCGTTAGCTGCGGTGAGAAGAGGACTCAGATGAAGTACTGGCCGCCATTGGCGGTGAGGGTCGAGCCGGTGATGAAGCCGGCGTCTTCGGAAGCCAGGAAGACAACGCAGCGCGCGATCTCTTCCGGTTCGCCCAGGCGGCCGACCGGGATTTGCGGGATGATGCGTTCGTTGAGCACCTTCTCGTCGATCGCCTTGACCATCTCGGTGGCGATGTAGCCGGGGCAGATGACGTTGACGGTGATGCCGGCGCGCGCGCCTTCCTGGGCGAGCGCCTTCGAGAAGCCGATGTCGCCGGCCTTGGCGGCGGAGTAGTTGACCTGGCCGGCCTGGCCCTTCTGGCCGTTGATCGAGGAGATGGTGATGACGCGGCCGAACTTGCGGTCGCGCATGCCGCTCCACAGCGGATGCGTCATGTTGAAGACACCGGACAGATTTGTGTCGATGACCTCTTTCCACTGGTCGCGCGTTAGCTTGTGGAACATGGCGTCGCGGGTGATGCCGGCATTATTGACCAGCACGGACACCGGGCCGAGGTCAGCCTCGATCTGCTTGATGCCGGCGGCGCAAGCGTCATAGTCGGCGACCGACCATTTGTAGACCGGAATGCCGGTTTCGGCCTTGAACTTCGCCGCCGCGTCGTCGTTGCCGGCATAATTCGCGGCAACCGAATAGCCGGCAGTCTTCAAAGCGGTCGAGATCGCCGCGCCGATACCGCGCGATCCACCCGTGACGATTGCAACCTTGGTCATGCATTTCCCCTTTTGAAATCGCCCTGTTGTCGGGCTTGGCAGGCACTGGATTTGCTACAGGCACTACATATGAACCGGGCGGCTTGCGCCGCCCGTCCAAAATCTATCAGAGAGCCTCCACACACATGGCGACGCCCATGCCGCCGCCGATGCATAGGGTGGCGAGACCCTTCTTGGCGCCGCGTCGGCGCATCTCGAAGACCAGCGTGTTGAAGATGCGGGCGCCCGAGGCGCCGATCGGGTGGCCGATGGCGATGGCGCCGCCATTGACGTTGACGATCGAGGGATCCCAGCCCATGTCTTTGTTGACGGCGCAGGCCTGTGCGGCGAACGCCTCGTTGGCCTCGACAAGGTCGAGATCCCCTGCCGACCAGCCGGCCTTTTCCAATGCCTTGCGCGAGGCGGGAATGGGTCCGGTGCCCATGATCGCCGGATCGACGCCGGCGGTTGCCCAGGACGCGATCCGCGCCAGCGGGGTGATGCCGCGCCTGGCGGCTTCCGCTTCACTCATCAGCAGCGCACCGGCAGCACCGTCATTGATGCCGGAGGCGTTGGCCGCGGTCACCGTGCCGTCCTTGTCGAAGGCCGGCTTCAGCTTGGTCATAGCATCGATCGTGGCGCCGTGGCGGATGTACTCGTCCTGGTCGACAATGGTGTCGCCCTTCTTGCCCTTGATGGTGAAGGCGACGATCTCGTCCTTGAACTTGCCGGCCTTCTGCGCGGCCTCTGCCTTGTTCTGCGAGGCCAGCGCGAACTGGTCCTGGTCGTCGCGGGTGATCTGGAACTGGCGGGCGACGTTCTCGGCGGTGTTGCCCATGTGGTAGCCATTGAAGGCGTCCCACAACCCGTCCTTGATCATGGTGTCGATCATCTTGTAGTCGCCCATCTTGACGCCGGCGCGCAGGTGCTCGGCGTGCGGCGACAGCGACATCGATTCCTGGCCGCCGGCGATGATCACCTTGGCGTCGCCGGTGGCGATCTGCTGCATGCCGAGCGCGATGGCGCGCAGGCCAGAGCCACAAACCTGGTTAAGGCCCCAGGCTGTGGTCTCCTTGGGCAGGCCGGCCAGGATCGAGGCCTGGCGAGCCGGGTTCTGGCCTTGCGCCGCGGTCAGCACCTGGCCGAGGATGACCTCGTCGACCTCGGCCGCCTCGACACCGGCACGCGTCAAAAGTTCCTTGACGACGACGGCGCCGAGTTCATGCGCGGGCGTGGCGGCGAAGGCGCCGTTGAAGGAGCCTACGGCCGTGCGCGCGGCGCTGGCAATGACGATGGAAGCGGACATTTTCTTCTCCAGACTTCAAGGGTGTTGTTGTGCCGTTGAGGACTTTTCTTGCCCTTTCCCAACTCCAAGTCAAACCGGAAATCGGCATGGCGCCGATGCGCCGCAAGCAGACCTCGCCTCGTGGTGCCGGCGGTCTGGCCGGTGCTGCGCAGCATATTTAGCCTGCCATGCAGCATTATATGATCCCGCACTGCACAAACTGCTTGGAATTATGAGGCTTTTGCGCATATCCTCAAAAAGGGCGCAATCGTTACCGGCTGCTTACTCAGGCGTGCCGGTGTCCGGGGAGGATGCAGATGGCCGCAAAAGACGACCCGATCATTATCAAGAAATACGCCAACCGCCGCCTCTATAATACGGGGACGAGCACCTATGTGACGCTCGAGGATCTGGCCGAGATGGTCAAGAAGGGCGAGGAATTCACGGTCCAGGACGCCAAGACCGGTGACGACATCACGCATCCCGTGCTGACCCAGATCATTTTCGAGCTGGAGAACAAGGACGGGCAGAACATGTTGCCTATCCCGTTCCTGCGCCAGCTGATCGCCTTCTACGGCGACCAGATGCAGATGATCGTGCCGAGCTTCCTCGAACAGTCGATGATCGCCTTCTCCAAGGAACAGGAGCGGTTCCGCGAGCAGATGAAGGGCGCCATCGGTAAATCGCCACTGGACGTGATGAAGATGGCGACGCCGATCAAAGCGCTGGAAGAACAGACACGCCGCAACATGGAAATGTTCCAGAACGCAATGCGGCTGTTCACGCCTTTTCCACCCCCGGGCTCGTCGGCGCCTGCCGCGGCTCCCGCCGAGCCGGCCAGGAAGGAAACGCCGGAAAAGCCGGACGATCTGCAACAGCTGAAGGATCAGATCGCGGCCATGCAGCGCAAGCTCGACACGATGTCGTAAGCGCATAGCACTCACGCATTCAGGCCAGCAATCCCTCATAGCGGCCGCGCGGCCTGATGCTGCTGCCGCTCGCGATCTGTTCGACCATGTGCGCGGCCCAGCCGACGCTGCGTCCAAGCGCGAACAGGTGGAATGGTGCATCGCGCGGCAAGCCAAGGCCGCGCGTCAGCACGGCCAGGGCAAAGTCGATGTTCGGTTGGGCGCCTGTCGCGGCAATGGCGGCGGCTTGCAGCGATTGCAACGCCTCGTCGGTGTTGTCGAGGGAGGCCAGAAGCACTGCGGCCCGGGGATCGCCCTCGGGATAGAGCGGATGGCCGAACCCCGGCAGTGGCCGGTCATGGCCGAGCCAGCGCCGGATCGCGGCATCGGCGCCGTGCCGCCCCGCGTCTTCAGCGAGTTGCATCACCGCTTCGCCGGCGCCGCCGTGGCGGGGACCGGACAGTGTCGCCAGGCCAGCCAGCAGACACGCGGCGGGCGAGGCTCCGGTCGAGGCTGCGACGCGGGTTGCGAAGGTCGATGCGTTGAGTTCGTGATCGGCGAGCAGGACAAGGGCACGGCGGATCGCTTCCGCGCCGCCATCATCCGCCGACCAACCCCGTGCCAATCGCCGATGCACTGGTTCAGATCCCGCGATGGCACCAAGGGCGCTGGCCAGCACGCCGATCGCGTGCGCGGCATCAGTGCACAGCAAGGCAGCACTTCGTCCAAGCGAGGGCCGCGCCTGGCCGGCAAGCAAAGCGAGTTGCGCAAAGGCCGGGGCGCGGCCGATCTGGGACGGCGCATCTGGCGACGGCGCTTCGAAACTGATCGGGCCGGGCAGGGCCCAGAGCAGCCCAGCGGTTTCTTCCAGCGTGGCATGGTCGGACAGCGCCGCGGCGTCCCGACCCCGATAAATGAGGTGGCCGTGCCAGACGGTCGAAATCGCGGTGACGATCGACGGCTCGCCCCAGGCGATCGCGCTTTCGGCGATGGCCGAGGGGCTGCGCCCCCGCGCCCTTCGCGTCGCCAGCGCCGCGATGTCGTCGGCACGGTACTGGCTGCGGCGCGGGTCGGCACGATCCGGGCGCATGCCGATGCGGCCGCGGCTGACATAGGCATAGAGCGTCTGCGGCCTAACCCGGAGCCTTTCCAATGCCTCTTCCCGCGACAACCATTCGGACATATCGAGCCAGATGTTGATTCTATTGATCAAGATTGATGCTTATGGCGCCCACCCTTATCTCCCATCGGGAAAAGCTTCAAGGAGACAAGGCTATGGCGAATGGGCTGGATGATGTGGTGGCGGCCGAAACCGTGCTGTCCGATGTCGATGGTCTGGGCGGTCGCCTGACGATCCGCGGCCATTCGCTTGGGGAATTGGCTGGACGATGGAGTTACGCCCAGGTCGTCCACCTACTGCTGGACGGGTTCTTCGACGGTCTGCCTGGCGACGCCGAACTGGCGGCAAAACTGGGTGAGGCACGCGTCGAGGTGTTCGAGCGGCTCGAGCCTGCGCTGCCCTTGCTGGCACCGCTTGATGTCTACAGCGCCATGCGCGCCGGCATGGCCTTGCTGCCGGATGGCGAGACGCTGACGGACGCCTTGCGGCTGATCGCGGCGCCCGCGGTGCTGACGCCTGCGCTGCTGCGCCTGCAGCGCGGTGAGCAGCCGATCGTACCCGACGGCAAGGCCGATCATGCCGCCGACATGTTGAGGATGCTCAGGGGCTCCATCCCGTCGCCTGATCTGGCCAAGGCACTCGACACCTATCTGGTGACCGTATGCGACCATGGCCTCAATGCCTCGACCTTCGCCACCCGCGTTGTCGCCTCGACCTTGGCCGGCCTGACATCGTCGGTGCTGGCCGGCCTCGGCGCGCTCAAGGGTCCACTGCATGGCGGCGCGCCCGGCCCGGTCATCAAGATGCTCGACGCCATCGCTGCGCATGGCGACGCTGCCGGCTGGCTGCGCGGCGAGATCGCGCGTGGCGAACGCATCATGGGTTTCGGCCATCGCATCTATCGCGTGCGCGATCCGCGCGCCGATGTGCTGAAAGCGGTGGTCCGCAAGCTTGGCGGCGAGGGCGAAACCGGTCGCCGGCTGGCCTTCGCCGAGACGGTCGAGCAAACGGCGCTCGACGTGCTCCGGGTCGCCAAGCCGCAGCGCTCGCTGCAGACCAATGTCGAGTTCTACACCGCGCTGGTGCTGGAAGCGGCGGGATTTCCTCCTGATGCCTTCAGCAATGTCTTTGCCGCCGGGCGCGTTGCCGGCTGGATCGCGCATGCGCGCGAGCAGCAGACCACCGGACGGCTGATCCGTCCGCAGTCACGCTATGTCGGGCCGGTGCCTGACCTCGTCGCCTAGATTTTCCGTCTGTTTCGAAAGCTACGGCCCCTCCGCATCGCAGCGGAGGGGCTTTTCGCATCACCGAAATTTCATGTGATCACGCGACCGTGTTCGTGTTCTTGCCTTGGTCCATCCTTATATGCTGCACTGCAACATAAGCCGGCCATGGCTGCTTCCTTCCAATGACGTTGGGCAGGCCGGC
Coding sequences within:
- a CDS encoding citrate synthase/methylcitrate synthase; translation: MANGLDDVVAAETVLSDVDGLGGRLTIRGHSLGELAGRWSYAQVVHLLLDGFFDGLPGDAELAAKLGEARVEVFERLEPALPLLAPLDVYSAMRAGMALLPDGETLTDALRLIAAPAVLTPALLRLQRGEQPIVPDGKADHAADMLRMLRGSIPSPDLAKALDTYLVTVCDHGLNASTFATRVVASTLAGLTSSVLAGLGALKGPLHGGAPGPVIKMLDAIAAHGDAAGWLRGEIARGERIMGFGHRIYRVRDPRADVLKAVVRKLGGEGETGRRLAFAETVEQTALDVLRVAKPQRSLQTNVEFYTALVLEAAGFPPDAFSNVFAAGRVAGWIAHAREQQTTGRLIRPQSRYVGPVPDLVA
- a CDS encoding acetyl-CoA C-acetyltransferase, with translation MSASIVIASAARTAVGSFNGAFAATPAHELGAVVVKELLTRAGVEAAEVDEVILGQVLTAAQGQNPARQASILAGLPKETTAWGLNQVCGSGLRAIALGMQQIATGDAKVIIAGGQESMSLSPHAEHLRAGVKMGDYKMIDTMIKDGLWDAFNGYHMGNTAENVARQFQITRDDQDQFALASQNKAEAAQKAGKFKDEIVAFTIKGKKGDTIVDQDEYIRHGATIDAMTKLKPAFDKDGTVTAANASGINDGAAGALLMSEAEAARRGITPLARIASWATAGVDPAIMGTGPIPASRKALEKAGWSAGDLDLVEANEAFAAQACAVNKDMGWDPSIVNVNGGAIAIGHPIGASGARIFNTLVFEMRRRGAKKGLATLCIGGGMGVAMCVEAL
- a CDS encoding citrate synthase, whose amino-acid sequence is MSEWLSREEALERLRVRPQTLYAYVSRGRIGMRPDRADPRRSQYRADDIAALATRRARGRSPSAIAESAIAWGEPSIVTAISTVWHGHLIYRGRDAAALSDHATLEETAGLLWALPGPISFEAPSPDAPSQIGRAPAFAQLALLAGQARPSLGRSAALLCTDAAHAIGVLASALGAIAGSEPVHRRLARGWSADDGGAEAIRRALVLLADHELNASTFATRVAASTGASPAACLLAGLATLSGPRHGGAGEAVMQLAEDAGRHGADAAIRRWLGHDRPLPGFGHPLYPEGDPRAAVLLASLDNTDEALQSLQAAAIAATGAQPNIDFALAVLTRGLGLPRDAPFHLFALGRSVGWAAHMVEQIASGSSIRPRGRYEGLLA
- the phbB gene encoding acetoacetyl-CoA reductase, which encodes MTKVAIVTGGSRGIGAAISTALKTAGYSVAANYAGNDDAAAKFKAETGIPVYKWSVADYDACAAGIKQIEADLGPVSVLVNNAGITRDAMFHKLTRDQWKEVIDTNLSGVFNMTHPLWSGMRDRKFGRVITISSINGQKGQAGQVNYSAAKAGDIGFSKALAQEGARAGITVNVICPGYIATEMVKAIDEKVLNERIIPQIPVGRLGEPEEIARCVVFLASEDAGFITGSTLTANGGQYFI
- the phaR gene encoding polyhydroxyalkanoate synthesis repressor PhaR, giving the protein MAAKDDPIIIKKYANRRLYNTGTSTYVTLEDLAEMVKKGEEFTVQDAKTGDDITHPVLTQIIFELENKDGQNMLPIPFLRQLIAFYGDQMQMIVPSFLEQSMIAFSKEQERFREQMKGAIGKSPLDVMKMATPIKALEEQTRRNMEMFQNAMRLFTPFPPPGSSAPAAAPAEPARKETPEKPDDLQQLKDQIAAMQRKLDTMS